The Oleiphilus messinensis DNA segment CTGCAGCCGAGGTGACGTAATCCCGTCATTCCCAACGGCAATTCGAAAATCTTGAACGAGAGGGTGTCAAAATCATGTCAGACTTATCTACGATGTTATCCGACGTAACACTTCTGGGTCTCGCCACTATTGTGGCATTGTGCATGATTACCACCTTCCTGATAATCGAGCGCCGCAAAAACGCCAAAACACAACTGCTGCTCAAACAGGAGCTCCAGAAACTTCGCAAGGACATGCAGGCCGTGAGCAATGGATCTATCGGTGTAGGTAAACGACTCCTCGAAATACAGGATATTCAACGAAAAATCGACTCTCGTTTTGATTCACTACAGAAGAAAGATCCCGGACGTGTAACCTACTCCGAAGCCGCACGACTGGTCACACTCGGTGCCGAAATTGAAGATTTAATGAACACATGCGGCATCTCCCGCCCTGAAGCAGAACTGGTCACCGCATTACAAAACAAACCCAAAGCCGCTGCCAATAAACCCGCACCGCGAGCAGTGGCCTGATTATTTTCGACCAAACACCGTATACCATGCACACTACCGATTTATTGAGTTCGATTTTCGAAGGCGAGTACTTGTCCCTGCTGGCGGGATCGTTCAACCGCTTTAAATTATGGCAAGAAGAAATGAACCCAGGTTATTTACTTGAAGATGGACGATAATTAAGCTCTCTGCTTTTCTCCGAAGCTGAGGTACAATGAACACTCACTTAATTGAAAATGAGTGCGTTATTCTCAAGAGCTTTTATGCAAACACATAGCGCCAAACAAGCTGCCTTAAACGCCATTAAACAACTCCCTGATAATGTGGATTATGAAGAAATCATGTATCGACTGTATGTCTTGGAGCAGGTACGACAAGGCCGTGAAGACATCACCAATGGTCGCATCATCAGTGCGGAGGAATTGAGGCAAGAAATTAAATCATGGTGAATTAGTCACTGCGCGCCAGACGTCAGCTAAAAGAGATTTATCATTTTATAGCTGAAGATTCTGAAACCGCTGCCGAGCGTGTCACGGATGAGATGGTCGAGTACTCAATGCAGCTGGATACCCTGCCATATCGCCACCATATGACCCCCGAACTAAAAGATGAATACGTCCGAGAATTTTCAATGTATTCCTATCGGGTAATTTTTGAAATATTGCCTGATGATATTATTGCCGTTATCGCCGTAGTTCATAAAAGACAAAATATTCGGCCCAAGGATATTACCCGCGCTTGATGCTAAAAAGCCCCAACAGACATAAACTGCGGGGCTTTTTAAATTACAGATGCGGGATAGATATTGACACCCTTAAAATCAGTGATCCGGCATTGTCAATGCGAAAGCCCCACGTTCCATATTGGTGGACTGATTCAGATAGGTTGATGGAAATGTGACTTCGGCACTGGTTAAGATTGAGCCTTTTCGGGTCACTTGTGTTGAAAACGTGATGACATTATCCATTAAATACGATTTTTGGTTATCTAGCTGCAGCGTACCTGTGTGACTCGGAAAAGTTCCGCTGTCCATGACACGAAACGCCTCAACTTCTACGGTATTAGCTGTATCGACTTTGGTGAGACTGTAACGTAGTGATCGGCCATCTTCACCCACATCATAGGTCGAAACGGTTAGCCTCTCCATACGTCGGGTCGGTGA contains these protein-coding regions:
- a CDS encoding DUF2802 domain-containing protein is translated as MSDLSTMLSDVTLLGLATIVALCMITTFLIIERRKNAKTQLLLKQELQKLRKDMQAVSNGSIGVGKRLLEIQDIQRKIDSRFDSLQKKDPGRVTYSEAARLVTLGAEIEDLMNTCGISRPEAELVTALQNKPKAAANKPAPRAVA
- a CDS encoding type II toxin-antitoxin system RelE/ParE family toxin; the encoded protein is MRARRQLKEIYHFIAEDSETAAERVTDEMVEYSMQLDTLPYRHHMTPELKDEYVREFSMYSYRVIFEILPDDIIAVIAVVHKRQNIRPKDITRA